The following are encoded together in the Theileria orientalis strain Shintoku DNA, chromosome 1, complete genome genome:
- a CDS encoding uncharacterized protein (SJCHGC07392 protein), whose protein sequence is MTIHRNVLKQKNKPFKNSKSNKLKTKPTGLAQKVSVNLDRKAKKSQIIAKKKALRIHLLEESPRNVFVVSFHSKINPLDFINSLLKFHSPESVPKSKHSEDGWFISHPVLLNSSLTHDGIPRRLILHSCPRNLSDILYAASCADILLCLFRGSSPDEPAYDEYGYKILSSLRLQGIPTPVGVNVEAGLTGDRQASSALVKRYFQSEFGLDKKFTSVFVENDLKNVLSLVACVSIPQLSWRKDRGYMLCSNYTYDQNAREFFVEGYARGMGFSVRHAVHLTSVGDYVLKRIELLPDVCPASSSGYRMSIEKTVDEQNSNDLTQLLAEVECLNEVEVKPEELKDELAEEVFDKFEAKLSINKIPMGKEMSVDDTDIDREDYYEYEGLSDDKSIASSESDDLDFNESMEEPPSVEKKLEFEKRTYEELSFPDEVDTPVDQPAKERFQKYRSLKNIRSCIWDPYESLPLEYYKINEFENFRATMNSSKKQLKANCELVNVSSSYVRLTLMNVSPDDYLKITASDSSCRPVVVSTVFPYERKVSVLNFSVSRTAEGPELLPSKTPLSLFCGFRRFPAVPIYSKSINAEKGKRGLYDRFFKKGDNCIATIYGMSLCPPTPVLAFGEGETVMFGGHVLGAEPCRIIMKRILLTGYPMKVHKRRAIVRYMFFNPSDIKYFKPVQLFTKKGLRGKILQSLGTHGYMKCLFSDFVTQDDIVCLPLYKRVYPKWFPFTWSRHL, encoded by the exons atGACTATTCACAGAAATGTTTTGAAACAGAAAAACAAAccttttaaaaattcaaagagcaataaattaaaaacaaaaccTACAGGACTCGCTCAAAAAGTTTCCGTTAACCTCGATAGGAAGGCAAAAAAATCTCAGATCATCGCCAAAAAAAAGGCACTAAGAATACATTTGCTTGAAGAATCGCCACGGAACGTATTTGTTGTATCTTTCCattctaaaataaatccgttagattttataaactcGCTTTTAAAATTCCACTCTCCGGAGTCGGTTCCAAAGTCCAAACATTCAGAAGATGGTTGGTTTATATCGCATCCAGTGCTGTTAAACTCCAGTTTAACGCACGATGGAATTCCTCGGAGGCTAATTTTACACTCGTGCCCCCGAAATCTTTCAGATATTTTGTATGCTGCGTCATGTGCCGATATTCTGCTCTGCTTGTTCAGAGGAAGTTCGCCAGATGAGCCTGCCTATGACGAATACGG gtATAAAATCCTGAGCTCACTCAGGCTTCAGGGCATTCCTACACCCGTAGGCGTGAACGTTGAGGCTGGGTTAACGGGCGATAGGCAGGCCAGCTCAGCCTTGGTCAAAAGATACTTTCAGTCAGAATTTGGACTGGACAA GAAGTTTACATCAGTGTTTGTGGAAAATGATCTAAAAAATGTTTTGTCACTGGTGGCCTGCGTCTCCATTCCGCAGCTTTCATGGCGGAAGGATAGGGGCTACATGCTGTGTTCTAACTACACTTATGACCAAAACGCCAGGGAGTTTTTTGTAGAGGGTTACGCGAGAGGTATGGGATTCAGCGTCCGACACGCAGTTCACCTAACCAGCGTCGGCGATTATGTTTTGAAGAGAATTGAGCTGTTACCTGACGTTTGCCCAGCAAGTTCCAGCGGTTACAGGATGTCGATTGAAAAGACAGTGGACGAGCAGAATAGTAACGACCTGACGCAGCTTCTGGCGGAGGTCGAATGCCTTAATGAAGTTGAGGTCAAGCCCGAAGAGCTGAAGGATGAGCTCGCGGAGGAGgtttttgataaatttgaagCTAAACTGTCGATAAATAAGATTCCGATGGGCAAAGAAATGAGCGTTGACGACACGGACATTGATAGGGAGGACTACTACGAATACGAGGGACTGAGCGACGACAAGTCAATCGCGTCCTCGGAGTCGGACGACCTTGACTTTAATGAAAGTATGGAGGAGCCGCCAAGCGTCGAGAAAAAATTAGAGTTCGAAAAGAGGACGTACGAGGAGCTCTCGTTTCCGGATGAAGTGGACACTCCCGTCGACCAGCCTGCCAAAGAAAG GTTCCAAAAGTACCGCTCCCTGAAGAACATCAGGTCGTGTATCTGGGACCCCTATGAGTCCCTGCCGCTCGAATACTACAAGATCAACGAGTTCGAGAATTTCAGG GCAACCATGAACTCGTCGAAGAAGCAGCTTAAGGCAAACTGTGAACTGGTCAACGTGTCATCTTCGTACGTGCGACTCACGCTGATGAACGTGTCGCCCGACGACTACCTTAAGATCACCGCTTCCGACTCGTCCTGCCGCCCTGTCGTCGTATCGACCGTCTTCCCCTACGAGAGGAAGGTCTCAGTGCTCAACTTCAGCGTCAGCAGGACCGCCGAGGGCCCGGAGCTGCTTCCGTCTAAGACACCGCTCTCCCTCTTCTGCGGTTTCAGGAG GTTCCCCGCAGTTCCTATTTACAGCAAAAGCATCAACGCTGAGAAGGGCAAGAGGGGTCTGTACGACcgttttttcaaaaaggGCGACAACTGCATTGCCACCATCTACGGAATGTCCCTCTGTCCCCCGACCCCCGTTCTGGCTTTCGGCGAAG GCGAGACTGTCATGTTTGGCGGCCACGTTCTTGGCGCCGAGCCCTGTAGAATAATAATGAAACGCATTCTCCTCACCGGGTACCCTATGAAAGTGCACAAGAGGCGCGCGATTGTTCGTTACATGTTTTTCAACCCTTCCGACATCAA GTACTTTAAGCCAGTTCAGCTGTTCACCAAAAAGGGCCTGCGCGGTAAAATTTTGCAGTCTCTCGGCACTCACGGCTACATGAAGTGTCTTTTCAGCGACTTTGTCACTCAGGACGACATTGTCTGCCTGCCCCTTTACAAGCGTGTTTATCCCAAGTGGTTTCCGTTCACTTGGTCTAGGCATCTTTAA
- a CDS encoding sortilin, translating into MSKLISCVSLILGIYMMEKMVKGDDGVGVSVREGESLDYYSVNGETFVDAKNKKKVSVTEISFDALVEDIVWCGTENKVVLLKTSSGRLYRSLNSGKQWSEITAQLSGQNKNDPFHVDSMFVCESDKNVVAILGTGEQHYMSSDGAKTFKPMGFKGEINMFFFHPSKASWSLLSTWEGDCLSKGTGGDCTHAMYVSRDLGATYKLVTKYVGQFSWGDPKHNSEDRIYYSRYEMQSGDQPKQDGWNDTITFKYTDDFGESSQELLKGGNKFLVSNGYVFVAQVADTARQTVNLCVSTDNAKTFNKARISTELDEKSYTILDTSEGAVMIHVGHQYEGSDVEVGNVYISDASGLNYTLSLPNNIRASTGECEFDKVFSLEGIYLANFRDDSGGFLDPQQSFKAHINGNAGTKSATGTQVDKKRRGASHRKVEPNIRTVISFNKGAQWNYLTPPKVDSYGRQYDCDPNRCFLHLHGITQFKNFAPFYSVENAVGLILGTGNVGDHLTFESSSVNTFLSRDGGLTWKEVHKGAFIYELGDHGGLLVMAQDQNKTREVVFSWNEGASWFDFSLSKSELSVNNIVIEPTSSSLEFLLYGNRNGIGVVFHLDFTTLNQPACKGIWSINSSSSDYETWTPKDMSGNECLLGKKVTYKRRKQSSECFNGKDFKRNVDKELCQCTKQDYECEVGFTRGIGSDVCKVEGSFLAKEGCRSASYFYTNAYRKVPGDVCVDGWVPEMVAVACPPHSPLSKGSKMVLTFLLILSFVMLVMVYVSQNEKLKLMFHNYGFKSYEHVPYSSVNSRKRTNIGGRFEPELGFIDAEQEHEEVPTLLNYLHDSEKNQEPKTIELL; encoded by the exons atgAGTAAACTAATAAGCTGTGTATCCTTAATACTAGGGATATACATGATGGAGAAGATGGTAAAGGGAGATGACGGAGTGGGAGTGTCAGTGCGAGAAGGAGAAAGCCTGGACTACTACAGCGTAAACGGAGAGACCTTCGTGGACGCgaagaataaaaagaaggTGTCAGTGACGGAGATCAGCTTCGACGCGCTGGTGGAGGACATAGTATGGTGCGGAACGGAAAATAAAGTAGTGTTACTGAAAACGTCCTCAGGAAGGTTGTATAGAAGCCTTAATAGCGGAAAACAATGGTCAGAAATAACAGCACAGCTGTCAGGACAGAACAAGAACGACCCGTTCCACGTGGACTCAATGTTCGTGTGCGAGTCTGACAAGAATGTAGTGGCGATCCTGGGGACAGGAGAACAACATTACATGTCCTCAGACGGAGCGAAAACATTTAAGCCAATGGGATTCAAAGGAGAAATAAACATGTTCTTCTTTCACCCGTCGAAAGCGTCATGGTCGCTCCTGAGCACGTGGGAAGGAGACTGCCTGTCTAAGGGAACAGGAGGAGACTGCACGCACGCAATGTACGTGAGTAGAGACCTGGGAGCAACATATAAGCTGGTGACGAAGTACGTGGGCCAGTTCAGCTGGGGAGACCCGAAGCACAACAGCGAAGATAGAATATACTACAGCAGATACGAAATGCAATCAGGAGACCAGCCTAAACAAGACGGCTGGAACGACACAATCACATTTAAGTACACAGATGACTTCGGAGAGTCGTCacaggagctgctgaagggaGGAAACAAGTTCCTGGTGAGCAACGGATACGTGTTTGTAGCGCAAGTGGCAGACACAGCAAGACAAACAGTAAACCTGTGCGTGAGCACAGATAACGCGAAGACGTTCAACAAAGCAAGAATAAGCACGGAGCTAGACGAAAAAAGCTACACGATCCTGGACACGTCGGAAGGAGCAGTGATGATACACGTGGGTCACCAGTACGAAGGAAGCGACGTGGAGGTGGGAAACGTGTACATATCAGACGCAAGTGGGCTGAACTACACGCTCTCGCTGCCAAATAACATAAGAGCGTCAACAGGAGAGTGCGAGTTCGACAAGGTCTTCTCACTGGAAGGAATATACCTGGCGAACTTCAGAGACGACTCAGGAGGATTCCTGGACCCGCAGCAGTCGTTCAAAGCACACATCAACGGGAACGCAGGAACGAAAAGCGCAACAGGAACGCAGGTGGACAAGAAGAGAAGAGGCGCCTCGCACAGAAAGGTGGAGCCGAACATAAGAACAGTGATATCATTCAACAAGGGAGCACAGTGGAACTACCTGACGCCGCCGAAGGTGGACTCGTACGGAAGACAGTACGACTGCGACCCGAACAGATGCTTCCTGCACCTGCACGGAATCACGCAGTTTAAAAACTTCGCACCCTTCTACTCAGTGGAAAACGCAGTGGGCCTTATCCTGGGCACGGGAAACGTGGGAGACCACCTGACGTTCGAAAGCTCGAGCGTCAACACGTTCCTGAGCAGAGACGGAGGCTTGACGTGGAAGGAGGTGCACAAGGGAGCCTTCATCTACGAGCTGGGAGACCACGGAGGACTGCTGGTGATGGCGCAGGACCAGAACAAGACGCGAGAAGTGGTCTTCAGCTGGAACGAAGGAGCGAGCTGGTTCGACTTCTCGCTGAGCAAGAGCGAGCTGAGCGTTAACAACATCGTTATCGAGCCGACATCGAGCTCGCTGGAGTTCCTGCTCTACGGAAACAGGAACGGAATCGGAGTGGTCTTCCACCTGGACTTCACGACGCTGAACCAGCCAGCCTGCAAAGGAATCTGGTCAATCAACTCGTCAAGCAGCGACTACGAGACGTGGACGCCGAAGGACATGTCAGGAAACGAGTGCCTGCTGGGCAAGAAGGTGACGTACAAGAGAAGGAAGCAGTCGAGCGAGTGCTTCAACGGAAAGGACTTCAAGAGGAACGTGGACAAGGAGCTCTGCCAGTGCACGAAGCAGGACTACGAGTGCGAGGTGGGCTTCACGCGAGGAATAGGAAGCGACGTCTGCAAGGTCGAGGGCTCCTTCCTGGCGAAGGAGGGCTGCAGGTCCGCGTCCTACTTCTACACGAACGCGTACAGAAAGGTGCCGGGCGACGTGTGCGTGGACGGCTGGGTGCCGGAGATGGTGGCAGTGGCGTGCCCCCCGCACTCACCACTGTCTAAAG GGTCAAAGATGGTGCTGACGTTCCTGCTGATACTGTCGTTTGTAATGTTGGTCATGGTCTACGTCTCGCAAAACGaaaagctgaagctgatgtTCCACAACTACGGATTCAAGAGCTACGAACACGTGCCGTACTCGAGCGTCAACAGCAGAAAGAGGACCAACATAGGAGGAAGGTTCGAGCCGGAGCTGGGCTTCATCGACGCGGAGCAGGAGCACGAGGAGGTGCCGACACTGCTGAACTACCTCCACGACTCGGAAAAAAACCAGGAGCCGAAGACAATAGAACTTTTGTAA